Proteins encoded by one window of Salarias fasciatus chromosome 1, fSalaFa1.1, whole genome shotgun sequence:
- the znf408 gene encoding zinc finger protein 408, with protein sequence MAPPIDPVPSELASFLLTTLPPNFSVGPSRLCEDRLGLWWVGCAVEAGSLVGRAGDTPSASNVSSGDPEVRAQSDSTEAQMGKSANQNPSVQSNIWINFACRSSSRAQQNVAVQCECGEVCEGECVLMCLRVCRDIQPGTELLFYDDTVAKQPAAGNSTGDTAKEDRMVQGQDPNTGVSINTSVSEVKDAELKDKAKDGTQEEGQKGNPRSDLSRGHGRKRQAELISSSDRQLEKLAAPLTAAGGHTGRTLGALPAEAPRGLPAPPSVRCSSRLAAKPRRVHCLATRSKKTPAGPGSPEQARGRGRTEDGAEFSKTKSGEAEVIAAACPTGKTATRRPEDRERRYRCSSCGKRFYQIGHLKKHQFSHTEEKPFSCQECGKNYTSAESFRAHQMSHRGERPFSCPHCEKTYGLKRDLKEHMVLHTGEKPYACEHCGKAFARRPSLRIHRLLHCSRMTYTQPPKVQCSVCPKLLANSGSLRNHMKLHTGEKQHICQHCGKCFTQKGNLECHLRIHNGEKPFACTECSQTFSQRPELRRHMFSHTGGAFLCSYCGRSLRDPHSLRAHERLHTGERPHRCSVCGKGYTLATKLRRHMRSSHLKEKPFSCLCGASYTVRQSLLRHQAQHCAGGGAAREVEAEGGCGEEASKGAASPCGHSKPIRGRPKKSSPLPREAGQKEGGEVKRRRGRRKGEQEQKEVTLQRGETFSGGPAEDSDNVQQTIIYVHTDDLAAPSSAPLFLASEASLPAGPEQELVEVVISESAEQCIVVHGQETVGELLILQEEGSRLCSVAQTVEINSV encoded by the exons ATGGCCCCTCCCATCGATCCTGTCCCATCTGAACTCGCCTCGTTTCTCCTCACCACACTTCCCCCTAACTTCAGTGTCGGTCCTTCACGACTCTGCGAGGACCGGCTGGGGCTGTGGTGGGTCGGCTGTGCGGTGGAGGCCGGGTCTCTGGTGGGGAGGGCGGGTGACACACCGTCCGCCTCGAACGTCAGCAGTGGAGATcctgaagtcagggctcagtCTGACAGCACAGAG GCACAGATGGGGAAGTCTGCCAATCAGAACCCTTCAGTGCAAAGCAACATCTGGATCAA CTTTGCCTGCCGGTCATCAAGCAGAGCCCAGCAGAATGTGGCGGTGCAGTGCGAGTGtggagaggtgtgtgagggcgAGTGTGTGCTGATGTGTCTGCGCGTGTGTCGGGACATCCAGCCGGGGACGGAGCTGCTCTTTTATGACGACACTGTGGCGaaacaaccagctgcaggaaaCTCCACGGGGGACACAG CTAAAGAAGACAGGATGGTGCAGGGACAAGATCCAAACACTGGagtctccatcaacacatcagTCAGTGAAGTCAAGGATGCAGAGTTGAAAGACAAAGCGAAGGACGGAACGCAGGAGGAGGGGCAGAAGGGAAATCCACGCAGCGATCTCAGCAGGGGTCACGGGAGGAAGAGGCAAGCGGAGTTAATCTCCTCCAGTGACAGACAGTTGGAAAAGCTCGCTGCGCCCCTCACAGCAGCTGGtggacacacagggagaacgttGGGCGCCCTGCCAGCCGAAGCCCCCCGAGGCCTCCCCGCGCCGCCGTCTGTCCGCTGCAGCTCCCGCCTGGCTGCAAAGCCCAGACGCGTTCACTGCCTCGCCACCCGATCGAAGAAGACCCCGGCCGGCCCCGGCTCACCCGAGCAGGCCAGAGGAAGGGGGAGGACTGAGGACGGCGCCGAGTTTTCCAAGACGAAATCGGGCGAAGCCGAGGTGATCGCAGCGGCGTGTCCCACCGGGAAGACCGCCACACGGcgtccagaggacagagagcgGCGCTACAGGTGCTCCAGCTGTGGGAAGAGGTTTTACCAGATCGGCCACCTGAAGAAGCACCAGTTCAGCCACACGGAGGAGAAACCCTTCAGCTGCCAGGAGTGTGGGAAGAACTACACCTCTGCAGAGAGCTTCAGAGCTCATCAG ATGAGTCACCGCGGAGAGCGTCCCTTCTCCTGCCCTCACTGCGAGAAGACGTACGGCCTGAAGCGGGACCTGAAGGAGCACATGGTGCTgcacaccggcgagaagccctACGCCTGCGAGCACTGTGGCAAGGCCTTCGCACGCCGGCCGTCCCTCCGCATCCACCGCCTcctgcactgcagcaggatgACTTACACCCAGCCTCCAAAG GTGCAATGTTCAGTCTGCCCCAAACTGCTGGCGAACTCGGGCTCTCTGAGGAACCACATGAAGCTTCACACGGGCGAGAAGCAGCACATCTGTCAACACTGTGGGAAGTGCTTCACTCAGAAAG GGAACCTGGAGTGTCACCTGAGGATCCATAACGGGGAGAAGCCGTTCGCCTGCACCGAGTGCAGCCAGACCTTCTCCCAGAGGCCGGAGCTCCGCCGCCACATGTTCTCCCACACCGGGggggctttcctctgcagctACTGCGGCAGGTCGCTGAGAGACCCCCACAGCCTGAGGGCCCACGAGCGGCTGCACACCGGGGAGCGACCCCACCGCTGCTCCGTCTGCGGAAAAG GCTACACGTTGGCCACCAAACTGAGGAGACACATGAGGTCGTCCCACCTGAAGGAGAAGCCGTTCAGCTGCCTCTGCGGCGCCTCCTACACCGTGAGACAGAGTCTGCTGAGGCATCAAGCGCAGCACtgtgcagggggaggagctgcaagggaggtggaggcggaaGGGGGGTGTGGAGAGGAGGCGAGCAAGGGGGCGGCGTCACCTTGTGGACATTCGAAGCCGATCAGGGGCCGACCGAAGAAGAGCTCGCCGCTCCCTCGCGAGGCGGGACAGAAGGAGGGAGgtgaggtgaagaggaggagaggtcgGAGGAAAggggagcaggagcagaaggaaGTGACTCTCCAGAGAGGTGAGACCTTCTCGGGAGGCCCTGCAGAGGATTCAGACAACGTCCAGCAAACCATTATCTACGTCCACACTGACGACCTGGCAGCGCCAAGCTCCGCCCCCCTGTTCCTGGCCTCGGAGGCCTCGCTGCCCGCGGGCCCCGAGCaagagctggtggaggtggtgatATCAGAGAGCGCCGAGCAGTGCATTGTGGTCCACGGGCAGGAGACGGTCGGAGAGCTGCTGATCTTacaggaggaggggagcagaCTCTGCTCGGTGGCTCAGACAGTCGAGATCAACTCAGTTTAA